One genomic window of Burkholderia diffusa includes the following:
- the cls gene encoding cardiolipin synthase has product MTLDWLHLGTLILAIHVLGIIAACHAIMNTRTSQGAIAWAVSLAAMPYLTLVPYLFLGRSKFSGYVDARRHEMEALRTHTPRAPWPDADATDGPAADAIGRAAVLALTRLGGMPFVGGNAVRTLVNGDATFSAILSAIDAARDYVVVQFFIVRDDALGQMLRDALLARAAAGVRCYLLYDSIGSFDLPRSYVDTLRRGGVEVHPFATHRKFVNRFQLNFRNHRKIVVVDGNRAFVGGLNVGVEYLGANRRLSPWRDTHIEIRGPVVASIQYVFAEDWHWATQTLPPLAAAPEALPDDAMHCLAVPMGPADKQETGSLFFVEAINAARERVWITTPYLVPDEAVIAALKLAVMRGVDVRILIPSRRDHYVVFEASKLYARDLVDAGVKVFRYRPGFLHQKVVLIDRVAAAIGSANLDNRSFRLNFEIMVLTVDRTFADEVEAMLDADFAQAYEVDANEYRHSPAWRRIAMHVARLFAPIL; this is encoded by the coding sequence ATGACCCTCGACTGGCTACATCTCGGCACCCTGATCCTGGCCATCCACGTGCTCGGGATCATCGCGGCGTGTCACGCGATCATGAACACGCGCACGTCGCAAGGCGCGATCGCGTGGGCCGTGTCGCTCGCCGCGATGCCGTACCTGACGCTCGTTCCCTATCTGTTCCTCGGCCGCAGCAAGTTCTCCGGCTACGTCGACGCGCGGCGCCACGAGATGGAAGCGCTGCGCACGCACACGCCGCGCGCGCCGTGGCCCGATGCGGACGCAACCGACGGGCCGGCTGCCGACGCGATCGGCCGGGCCGCCGTGCTCGCGCTCACTCGGCTGGGTGGAATGCCGTTCGTCGGTGGCAATGCGGTGCGCACGCTCGTGAACGGCGATGCGACCTTCTCGGCAATCCTGTCGGCGATCGACGCCGCGCGCGATTACGTGGTCGTGCAGTTCTTCATCGTGCGCGACGACGCGCTGGGCCAGATGCTGCGCGACGCGCTGCTCGCCCGCGCGGCGGCCGGCGTGCGCTGCTACCTCCTGTACGACAGCATCGGCAGCTTCGACCTGCCGCGCAGCTACGTCGACACGCTGCGTCGCGGCGGCGTCGAGGTCCATCCGTTCGCGACCCACCGCAAGTTCGTCAACCGCTTCCAGCTCAACTTCCGCAACCATCGCAAGATCGTCGTCGTCGACGGCAATCGCGCGTTCGTCGGCGGCCTCAACGTCGGCGTCGAATATCTCGGTGCTAACCGGCGCCTGTCGCCGTGGCGCGACACCCATATCGAGATCCGCGGCCCGGTGGTGGCCAGCATTCAGTACGTGTTCGCCGAAGACTGGCACTGGGCCACGCAGACGCTGCCGCCACTCGCGGCGGCTCCGGAAGCGTTGCCCGACGATGCGATGCATTGCCTCGCCGTGCCGATGGGGCCTGCCGACAAACAGGAAACCGGCTCGCTGTTCTTCGTCGAGGCGATCAACGCGGCGCGCGAACGAGTCTGGATCACGACGCCGTATCTCGTGCCCGACGAAGCGGTGATCGCCGCGCTGAAGCTCGCGGTGATGCGTGGCGTCGACGTGCGCATCCTGATCCCGAGCCGGCGCGACCACTACGTCGTATTCGAGGCGTCGAAGCTTTATGCGCGCGATCTAGTCGACGCGGGCGTCAAGGTGTTCCGCTACCGGCCCGGCTTCCTGCATCAGAAGGTCGTGCTGATCGACCGCGTCGCCGCCGCGATCGGCAGCGCGAATCTCGACAACCGCTCGTTCCGGCTCAACTTCGAAATCATGGTGCTGACCGTCGATCGCACGTTTGCCGACGAGGTCGAGGCCATGCTCGACGCCGATTTCGCGCAGGCCTATGAAGTCGATGCGAACGAGTATCGGCACTCGCCCGCGTGGCGGCGCATTGCGATGCACGTCGCGCGCCTGTTCGCGCCGATCCTGTAG
- a CDS encoding glutathione peroxidase, giving the protein MSTLYSFSAETLAGQPASLDAYRGKVLLIVNTASECGFTPQYAGLQKLYDQYAARGFFVLGFPCNQFGKQEPGDATQIGTFCERNYGVTFPMFAKIDVKGEHAHPLYRYLTDEAPGILGLKAIKWNFTKFLIDRDGRIVKRYAPSTKPEEIAADIDKLL; this is encoded by the coding sequence ATGTCCACCCTGTATTCGTTCAGCGCCGAGACGCTCGCCGGTCAGCCGGCGTCGCTCGATGCGTACCGCGGCAAGGTGCTGCTGATCGTCAATACCGCGAGCGAGTGCGGTTTCACGCCGCAGTATGCGGGCCTGCAGAAGCTGTACGACCAGTACGCGGCGCGCGGTTTCTTCGTGCTCGGCTTTCCGTGCAACCAGTTCGGCAAGCAGGAGCCGGGCGACGCCACGCAGATCGGCACGTTCTGCGAGCGCAACTACGGCGTCACGTTCCCGATGTTCGCGAAGATCGATGTGAAGGGCGAACACGCGCATCCGTTGTACCGCTATCTGACCGACGAGGCGCCCGGCATTCTCGGCCTCAAGGCGATCAAGTGGAATTTCACGAAATTCCTGATCGACCGTGACGGGCGGATCGTCAAGCGCTACGCGCCGTCGACGAAGCCTGAGGAAATCGCCGCGGATATCGACAAGCTGTTGTAG
- a CDS encoding ATP-binding cassette domain-containing protein translates to MIRFNQFSLARGTKPLFESASFVLNPGEKAGLIGANGAGKSTLFSVLRGELHSDAGDFAMPPSWRIAHVSQETPAVDRSALDYTLDGDTALREIEARIAAASAAHDGAAEADAHAAFADADGYTAPARAEALLLGLGFTLAQTRESVASFSGGWRMRLNLAQALMCRSDLLLLDEPTNHLDLDAIVWLEDWLHRYAGTLVVISHDREFLDSICNVTLHLENRQVKRYGGNYSQFEVLRAQQLALQQSAYEKQQKTIEHLQSFVDRFKAKATKAKQAQSRMKALEKMELIAPAHIASPFTFEFRTPDAAPNPMMVMEDVRCGYHADDGGEIPIVERVTLSIQNGQRIGLLGANGQGKSTLIKTLAGTLAPLSGQVRDGKGLTIGYFAQHQLETLREDDSPLAHLARLAPDTREQELRDFLGGFNFSGDMATSPVGPFSGGEKARLALALIIWQKPNLLLLDEPTNHLDLETRHALTMALAQFEGTLILVSHDRHLLRATTDQFMLVAKHCLQPFDGDLDDYRDWLLQHAAEQRAAAKADSAAAAGADPGVNRKDQKRQAAEERQRLSQLKKPLQNRITKLEREMETLHAEKARLDAFVADPASYEAARKTELTDAIRKLGEVNTRLETVEADWLAVQEELEQIG, encoded by the coding sequence GTGATCCGTTTCAATCAGTTCAGCCTTGCGCGCGGCACCAAGCCGCTGTTCGAGTCAGCCTCGTTCGTGCTCAATCCCGGCGAGAAGGCCGGCCTGATCGGCGCGAACGGCGCCGGCAAATCGACGCTGTTCTCGGTCCTGCGCGGCGAGCTGCATTCCGACGCCGGCGATTTCGCAATGCCGCCGTCGTGGCGGATCGCCCACGTGTCGCAGGAAACGCCTGCCGTCGACCGTTCGGCGCTCGACTACACGCTCGACGGCGACACCGCGCTGCGCGAGATCGAAGCGCGCATCGCGGCCGCCTCGGCCGCGCATGACGGCGCCGCCGAGGCCGACGCGCATGCGGCCTTCGCCGACGCCGATGGCTATACCGCACCCGCGCGCGCCGAAGCGCTGCTGCTCGGCCTCGGCTTCACGCTCGCGCAGACGCGCGAATCGGTCGCCAGCTTCTCCGGCGGCTGGCGCATGCGGCTGAACCTCGCGCAGGCGCTGATGTGCCGCTCCGACCTGCTGCTGCTCGACGAACCGACCAACCACCTCGACCTCGACGCGATCGTCTGGCTCGAGGACTGGCTGCACCGCTACGCCGGCACGCTCGTCGTGATCTCGCACGACCGCGAATTCCTCGACTCGATCTGCAACGTCACGCTGCATCTGGAAAATCGCCAGGTGAAGCGCTACGGCGGCAATTACTCGCAGTTCGAAGTGCTGCGGGCGCAACAACTGGCGCTGCAGCAAAGCGCATACGAAAAGCAGCAGAAGACGATCGAGCACCTGCAGAGCTTCGTCGACCGCTTCAAGGCCAAGGCGACCAAGGCCAAGCAGGCGCAAAGCCGGATGAAGGCGCTCGAGAAGATGGAGCTGATCGCGCCCGCGCACATCGCATCGCCGTTCACCTTCGAGTTCCGCACGCCTGACGCCGCGCCGAATCCGATGATGGTGATGGAGGATGTCCGCTGCGGGTACCACGCCGACGACGGCGGCGAGATTCCCATCGTCGAACGCGTGACGCTGTCGATCCAGAACGGCCAGCGCATCGGCCTGCTGGGCGCGAACGGCCAGGGCAAGTCGACGCTGATCAAGACGCTGGCCGGCACGCTCGCGCCGCTGTCGGGCCAGGTGCGCGATGGCAAGGGGCTGACGATCGGCTATTTCGCGCAGCACCAGCTCGAAACGCTGCGCGAGGACGATTCGCCGCTCGCGCATCTTGCACGGCTCGCTCCCGATACGCGAGAGCAGGAACTGCGCGATTTCCTCGGCGGCTTCAATTTCTCGGGCGACATGGCGACGAGCCCGGTCGGCCCGTTCTCGGGCGGCGAAAAAGCGCGGCTCGCACTCGCGCTGATCATCTGGCAGAAGCCGAACCTGCTGCTGCTCGACGAGCCGACCAACCACCTCGACCTCGAAACGCGTCACGCGCTGACGATGGCGCTCGCGCAGTTCGAAGGCACGCTGATCCTCGTCTCGCACGATCGCCACCTGCTGCGCGCGACCACCGACCAGTTCATGCTCGTCGCGAAGCATTGTCTGCAGCCGTTCGACGGCGATCTCGACGACTACCGCGATTGGCTGCTGCAGCATGCGGCAGAGCAGCGCGCGGCCGCGAAGGCCGACAGCGCGGCGGCAGCGGGCGCCGATCCGGGGGTCAATCGCAAGGATCAGAAACGTCAGGCGGCCGAGGAGCGCCAGCGGTTGTCGCAGTTGAAGAAACCGCTGCAGAACCGCATCACGAAACTCGAAAGGGAAATGGAAACGCTGCACGCGGAGAAGGCGCGCCTCGACGCGTTCGTCGCCGATCCAGCGAGCTACGAGGCCGCGCGCAAGACGGAACTGACCGACGCGATCCGCAAGCTCGGCGAGGTCAATACCCGGCTCGAAACGGTCGAAGCGGACTGGCTCGCGGTGCAGGAAGAGCTCGAGCAGATCGGCTGA
- a CDS encoding DUF2866 domain-containing protein: MFKQYGETPGARSYNLRGCRVSEPIVQPWGGGCRIVEWIDDEGRLARRVVSEDVTEAEVVAAIRRPTEGRRHLMGDDEQMPRDTLPRR, encoded by the coding sequence ATGTTCAAACAGTATGGGGAAACGCCGGGCGCACGCAGCTACAACTTGCGCGGCTGCCGCGTGTCGGAGCCGATCGTTCAGCCGTGGGGCGGTGGATGTCGGATCGTCGAGTGGATCGACGACGAAGGGCGCTTGGCCCGCCGGGTCGTGTCGGAGGACGTGACGGAGGCGGAGGTCGTCGCGGCGATCCGCCGGCCGACCGAAGGGCGGCGCCACTTGATGGGCGACGACGAGCAGATGCCGCGCGATACGTTGCCACGGCGTTGA
- the radA gene encoding DNA repair protein RadA encodes MAKQKTVYVCSECGGQTPKWQGQCPSCQAWNTLVESVAESPTAHRFQSLAKRAPVQRLVDIEAADVPRFSTGIGEFDRVLGGGLVPGGVVLIGGDPGIGKSTLLLQSLADIASERRALYISGEESAAQIALRAQRLALLDGGAPAAELKLLAEIQLEKIQAAIDAERPDVAVIDSIQTVYSEALTSAPGSVAQVRECAAQLTRIAKQSGTAIIMVGHVTKEGNLAGPRVLEHIVDTVLYFEGDTHSSFRLVRAFKNRFGAVNELGVFAMTERGLRGVANPSALFLSQHEQVVPGSCVLVTQEGTRPLLVEIQALVDTAHVPNPRRLAVGLEQNRLAMLLAVLHRHAGIACFDQDVFLNAVGGVKITEPAADLAVLLAIHSSMRNKALPKGLIVFGEVGLAGEIRPSPRGQERLREAAKLGFTAALIPKANAPKQPIEGLNVMAVERIEQAIDRVRDLE; translated from the coding sequence GTGGCCAAACAGAAAACCGTCTACGTCTGCAGCGAGTGCGGCGGACAAACCCCGAAGTGGCAGGGGCAATGCCCGTCGTGCCAGGCCTGGAACACGCTCGTCGAATCGGTCGCCGAGTCGCCTACCGCCCATCGCTTCCAGTCGCTCGCGAAGCGCGCGCCCGTGCAGCGGCTCGTCGACATCGAGGCGGCCGACGTGCCGCGCTTCTCCACCGGCATCGGCGAATTCGACCGTGTGCTGGGCGGCGGGCTGGTGCCGGGCGGCGTCGTGCTGATCGGCGGCGATCCGGGCATCGGCAAGTCGACGCTGTTGCTGCAGTCGCTCGCGGACATCGCCAGCGAGCGTCGCGCACTCTATATCAGCGGCGAGGAATCGGCCGCGCAGATCGCGTTGCGCGCGCAACGGCTCGCGCTGCTCGACGGCGGCGCGCCGGCGGCCGAGTTGAAGCTGCTCGCGGAGATCCAGCTCGAGAAGATCCAGGCCGCGATCGACGCTGAACGGCCGGACGTCGCCGTCATCGACTCGATCCAGACCGTCTATTCCGAAGCACTGACGTCGGCGCCCGGTTCGGTCGCCCAGGTGCGCGAGTGCGCGGCGCAGCTCACGCGCATCGCGAAGCAGTCCGGCACGGCGATCATCATGGTCGGGCACGTGACGAAGGAGGGCAACCTCGCCGGCCCGCGCGTGCTCGAGCACATCGTCGACACGGTGCTGTACTTCGAAGGCGACACCCATTCGTCGTTCCGGCTCGTGCGCGCGTTCAAGAACCGCTTCGGCGCGGTCAACGAACTCGGCGTGTTCGCGATGACCGAGCGCGGGCTGCGCGGTGTCGCGAACCCGTCCGCGCTGTTCCTGTCGCAGCACGAGCAGGTCGTGCCGGGTTCCTGCGTGCTCGTCACGCAGGAAGGCACGCGCCCGCTGCTCGTCGAAATCCAGGCGCTCGTCGATACGGCCCACGTGCCGAACCCGCGCCGGCTCGCGGTTGGCCTCGAACAGAACCGGCTCGCGATGCTGCTCGCGGTGCTGCATCGGCACGCGGGCATCGCGTGTTTCGATCAGGACGTGTTCCTCAACGCGGTGGGTGGCGTGAAGATCACCGAGCCGGCCGCCGACCTCGCGGTGCTGCTCGCGATTCATTCGTCGATGCGCAACAAGGCGCTGCCGAAGGGCCTGATCGTGTTCGGCGAAGTGGGGCTGGCGGGCGAGATCCGGCCGTCCCCGCGTGGCCAGGAACGGCTGCGCGAGGCGGCGAAGCTTGGTTTCACCGCGGCGCTGATCCCGAAGGCGAACGCACCGAAACAGCCGATCGAAGGGCTGAACGTGATGGCCGTCGAGCGGATCGAGCAGGCGATCGACCGCGTACGCGATCTCGAATGA
- the alr gene encoding alanine racemase — protein sequence MPRPISATIHTAALANNLSVVRRFAGPSKVWAVVKANAYGHGLARVFPGLRGTDGFGLLDLDEAVKLRELGWAGPILLLEGFFRSTDIDVIDRYSLTTTVHNDEQMRMLETARLSKPVNVQLKMNSGMNRLGYVPEKYRAAWERARACPGIGQITLMTHFSDADNERGVAEQLATFERGAENIAGARSLANSAAVLWHPDTHFDWVRPGIVLYGASPSGLSADIADTGLKPAMTLASELIAVQTIAKGQAIGYGSTFSAQAPMRIGVVACGYADGYPRVAPEGTPVIVDGIRTRIVGRVSMDMITVDLTPCPQAGVGARVELWGNALPIDDVARHCWTIGYELMCAVAGRVPVRAE from the coding sequence ATGCCGCGCCCGATCTCCGCCACCATCCATACCGCCGCTCTCGCGAACAATCTCTCCGTCGTCCGCCGATTTGCCGGCCCGTCCAAGGTCTGGGCGGTCGTCAAGGCCAACGCATACGGCCACGGTCTCGCGCGCGTGTTTCCCGGCCTGCGCGGCACCGACGGCTTCGGCCTGCTCGACCTCGACGAGGCCGTGAAGCTGCGCGAGCTCGGCTGGGCCGGCCCGATCCTGCTGCTCGAAGGGTTCTTCCGCTCGACCGACATCGACGTGATCGACCGCTACAGCCTGACGACCACCGTCCACAACGACGAGCAGATGCGGATGCTGGAGACGGCGCGGTTGTCCAAGCCCGTCAACGTGCAGCTCAAGATGAACAGCGGGATGAACCGGCTCGGCTACGTGCCGGAGAAATACCGCGCCGCGTGGGAGCGCGCCCGTGCGTGCCCCGGCATCGGCCAGATCACGTTGATGACCCATTTTTCGGATGCCGACAACGAGCGCGGCGTGGCCGAGCAGCTGGCGACGTTCGAGCGCGGTGCGGAAAACATCGCCGGTGCGCGCAGTCTCGCGAATTCGGCGGCCGTCCTGTGGCATCCGGATACGCATTTCGACTGGGTGCGGCCCGGGATCGTGCTGTACGGCGCATCGCCGTCGGGGCTGTCGGCCGACATCGCCGACACCGGCCTGAAGCCCGCGATGACGCTCGCGTCCGAGCTGATCGCCGTGCAGACGATCGCGAAGGGGCAGGCGATCGGCTACGGCTCGACGTTCTCCGCGCAAGCGCCGATGCGCATTGGCGTCGTCGCGTGCGGCTATGCGGACGGCTATCCGCGCGTCGCGCCCGAAGGCACGCCGGTGATCGTCGACGGAATCCGCACGCGGATCGTCGGCCGCGTGTCGATGGACATGATTACCGTCGACCTGACGCCGTGCCCGCAGGCCGGCGTCGGCGCGCGGGTCGAGCTGTGGGGCAACGCGCTGCCGATCGACGACGTCGCGCGCCATTGCTGGACGATCGGCTATGAACTGATGTGCGCGGTTGCCGGCCGCGTACCGGTGCGCGCGGAATAA
- the lplT gene encoding lysophospholipid transporter LplT — translation MKKGFYTIMAAQFFSSLADNALLIAAIALLKDLHAPNWMTPLLKLFFVLSYVVLAAYVGAFADSRPKGRVMFITNSIKVIGCLIMLFGAHPLIAYGIVGFGAAAYSPAKYGILTELLPADRLVAANGWIEGTTVSSIILGTVLGGALISPHIASHVISHTPAWIATPAEAAMVIIMAIYVVAAIFNLRIPDTGARYPKQERGPVKLLTDFADCFMVLWRDKLGQISLAVTTLFWGAGATLQFIVLKWAEVSLNMSLSEGAILQAVVAVGVAGGAIAAAARIPLKKSLTVLPVGIVMGIAVMLMAFYTRDLLPSHWAVHFGHLRLPAYLIVAYLFLICVGALSGYFVVPMNALLQHRGHVLLSAGHSIAVQNFNENLSVLVMLCLYAVLVWLDVPVGVVIVLFGTFVCLTMWLVMRRHQANQRQFDSVALIGESRH, via the coding sequence ATGAAAAAAGGTTTTTACACCATCATGGCCGCGCAGTTTTTCTCGTCGCTGGCCGACAATGCGCTTCTCATCGCCGCCATCGCCCTGCTGAAAGACCTCCACGCCCCCAACTGGATGACACCGCTGCTCAAGCTGTTCTTCGTGTTGTCCTACGTGGTGCTGGCGGCGTATGTCGGTGCGTTCGCCGACTCGCGCCCGAAGGGTCGCGTGATGTTCATCACCAACTCGATCAAGGTGATCGGCTGCCTGATCATGCTGTTCGGCGCCCATCCGCTGATCGCGTACGGGATCGTCGGATTCGGCGCCGCGGCCTACTCGCCTGCGAAATACGGCATTCTGACCGAGCTGCTGCCGGCCGACAGGCTCGTCGCCGCGAACGGCTGGATCGAAGGCACGACCGTCAGCTCGATCATCCTCGGCACCGTGCTCGGCGGCGCACTGATCAGCCCGCACATCGCGTCGCACGTGATCTCGCACACCCCGGCCTGGATTGCCACGCCTGCCGAAGCGGCGATGGTGATCATCATGGCGATCTACGTGGTCGCCGCCATCTTCAACCTGCGGATCCCCGATACGGGCGCGCGCTACCCGAAGCAGGAGCGCGGCCCGGTCAAGCTCCTCACCGACTTCGCCGACTGCTTCATGGTGCTCTGGCGCGACAAGCTCGGCCAGATCTCGCTCGCGGTCACGACGCTGTTCTGGGGTGCGGGCGCGACGCTGCAATTCATCGTGCTGAAGTGGGCCGAAGTCTCGCTGAACATGTCGCTGTCCGAAGGCGCGATCCTGCAGGCCGTGGTCGCGGTCGGTGTCGCGGGCGGCGCGATCGCCGCCGCCGCGCGGATCCCACTGAAGAAGTCACTCACCGTGCTGCCCGTCGGCATCGTCATGGGCATCGCGGTCATGCTGATGGCGTTCTACACGCGCGACCTGCTCCCGTCGCACTGGGCCGTGCACTTCGGCCACCTGCGCCTGCCGGCGTACCTGATCGTCGCGTACCTCTTCCTGATCTGCGTCGGCGCGCTGTCCGGCTACTTCGTGGTTCCGATGAACGCACTGCTGCAGCATCGCGGCCACGTGTTGCTGTCGGCCGGCCACTCGATCGCGGTGCAGAATTTCAACGAGAACCTGTCGGTGCTCGTGATGCTGTGCCTGTATGCGGTGCTGGTCTGGCTCGACGTGCCGGTCGGCGTCGTGATCGTGCTGTTCGGCACGTTCGTCTGCCTGACGATGTGGCTGGTGATGCGCCGCCATCAGGCGAACCAGCGTCAGTTCGACTCGGTCGCGCTGATCGGCGAATCGCGGCACTGA
- the thiD gene encoding bifunctional hydroxymethylpyrimidine kinase/phosphomethylpyrimidine kinase produces MTHPIPNVLTIAGSDSGGGAGIQADLKTFSALGAYGASVITALTAQNTRGVTGVHAPDAAFVTAQLDAVFDDIRIDAVKIGMLANAAIVHAVADALRRHAPRFVVLDTVMISKSSHALLAPDAVDALRDALLPLATVVTPNLPEAAALLGDTPATTEDEMVRQGRALLKTGAHAVLMKGGHLPDAAASPDWLVDAAHTVRFDGARVPVSNTHGTGCTLSSAIAALLPQQPDLACAVREAKAYLSGAIAASGQLDVGHGVGPVHHFHRWW; encoded by the coding sequence ATGACGCACCCGATACCCAACGTCCTGACGATCGCCGGCTCCGACTCGGGCGGTGGCGCGGGCATCCAGGCCGACCTCAAGACGTTCTCCGCGCTTGGTGCGTACGGCGCGAGCGTGATCACCGCGCTGACCGCGCAGAACACGCGCGGCGTAACCGGCGTGCACGCGCCGGACGCCGCGTTCGTGACCGCGCAGCTCGATGCGGTTTTCGACGACATCCGTATCGACGCGGTCAAGATCGGCATGCTCGCGAACGCGGCGATCGTGCACGCGGTGGCCGACGCGTTGCGGCGCCATGCGCCGCGCTTCGTCGTGCTCGACACGGTGATGATCTCAAAGAGCTCGCACGCGCTGCTCGCGCCCGATGCCGTCGACGCGTTGCGCGACGCGCTGCTGCCTCTTGCGACCGTCGTCACGCCGAACCTGCCCGAAGCGGCCGCCCTGCTCGGCGATACGCCCGCGACGACCGAAGACGAGATGGTTCGGCAAGGTCGGGCGCTGTTGAAGACCGGTGCGCACGCCGTGCTGATGAAGGGCGGCCACCTGCCCGACGCGGCCGCGAGCCCCGACTGGCTCGTCGATGCAGCGCACACGGTGCGGTTCGACGGCGCGCGCGTGCCGGTCAGCAACACGCACGGCACCGGCTGCACGCTGTCGTCGGCGATTGCCGCGCTGCTGCCGCAGCAGCCCGATCTCGCGTGCGCGGTACGCGAAGCGAAGGCCTATCTGAGCGGCGCGATCGCCGCGAGCGGCCAGCTCGACGTCGGCCACGGCGTCGGGCCCGTCCATCACTTCCATCGCTGGTGGTAA
- a CDS encoding DUF1853 family protein, with protein MTRGAAFAFVDTLHDAAVRDLGWLLASPSLLTAAPGAPLAHPWSDAIERVAVEAWLVALDAAPQPLHRALDGLRPVRLGRYAECLLEYFLTHGPSLRLVAANLPLRSNGKTLGEVDFLVDAPGGQRLHWELAVKCYLCAPVDGDASLADFVGPNLVDRLDRKRSRLLEHQLRLSDRHGFALLGYGAPSDAQMFIKGWLFYPHGVPLAPVAAEIAADHPRGFWLTHAQWPAWAAAQPDGAAWNVLPRLAWLAPRRVEADAAPEPLARSLELPSVLTARQAPALIAVYRQGGDRVWRETARGFIVPDDWPARARAFAAQDH; from the coding sequence ATGACGCGCGGCGCGGCGTTCGCGTTCGTCGATACGCTGCACGATGCCGCGGTTCGCGATCTGGGCTGGCTCCTCGCGAGCCCGAGCCTGCTCACCGCGGCCCCCGGCGCGCCGCTCGCGCATCCGTGGTCCGACGCGATCGAGCGGGTGGCCGTCGAAGCGTGGCTCGTCGCGCTCGACGCCGCGCCGCAGCCGCTGCACCGCGCGCTCGACGGGCTGCGGCCCGTGCGACTCGGCCGCTATGCCGAATGCCTGCTCGAGTATTTCCTCACGCACGGGCCGTCGCTGCGGCTCGTCGCCGCCAACCTGCCGCTGCGCAGCAACGGCAAGACGCTCGGTGAAGTCGATTTCCTCGTCGATGCGCCGGGCGGGCAGCGCCTGCACTGGGAGCTCGCGGTGAAGTGCTATCTATGCGCGCCGGTGGACGGCGACGCATCGCTCGCGGATTTCGTCGGCCCGAATCTTGTCGACCGTCTCGACCGCAAGCGCAGCCGGTTGCTCGAGCATCAATTGCGGCTGAGCGATCGCCACGGGTTCGCGTTGCTCGGGTACGGCGCGCCGTCCGATGCGCAGATGTTCATCAAGGGCTGGCTGTTCTATCCGCACGGTGTGCCGCTGGCGCCGGTGGCCGCGGAAATCGCGGCCGATCATCCTCGAGGGTTCTGGCTCACGCATGCGCAGTGGCCGGCCTGGGCGGCCGCGCAGCCCGACGGCGCGGCGTGGAACGTGCTGCCACGGCTGGCGTGGCTCGCGCCACGGCGGGTGGAGGCCGACGCCGCGCCGGAACCGCTGGCGCGGTCGCTCGAGCTGCCGTCCGTATTGACGGCGCGCCAGGCGCCTGCGTTGATCGCCGTGTATCGACAGGGCGGCGATCGCGTATGGCGGGAGACGGCGCGCGGCTTCATCGTCCCGGACGACTGGCCGGCGCGTGCGCGCGCGTTTGCCGCGCAGGACCACTGA
- a CDS encoding uracil-DNA glycosylase, producing the protein MALAEAALEEMGLAQMWVRRGQRAQGDEAGAAPAAASGAEGDVPVVATATAAATPEPVAEQRRDTQPPATRAFLHDDKPSAGAAEHDAAPAGEVASATRVASDGDRASTTPAPATAADDIPPVTEDDFAWFDAAPPGDPLPTAESRPAATPVAMLDWDALAARVAGCTSCRLCEKRTNTVFGVGDREADWMLIGEAPGENEDKQGEPFVGQAGKLLDNMLQSLALKRGDNVYIANVIKCRPPGNRNPEPDEVARCEPYLQRQVALVKPRLIVALGRFAAQTLLKTDASIASLRGRVHTYEGVPVIVTYHPAYLLRSLQDKSKAWADLCLARDTFQRAEGADANGPAGQ; encoded by the coding sequence ATGGCGTTGGCTGAAGCAGCGCTCGAGGAAATGGGGCTCGCGCAAATGTGGGTGCGGCGCGGGCAGCGTGCGCAAGGTGACGAAGCGGGCGCGGCCCCGGCGGCGGCCTCCGGCGCGGAGGGCGACGTCCCTGTCGTTGCGACCGCAACCGCCGCGGCAACGCCCGAGCCGGTCGCGGAGCAGCGTCGCGACACGCAGCCGCCTGCGACGCGCGCTTTCTTGCATGACGACAAGCCGTCGGCCGGTGCAGCCGAGCACGATGCGGCACCGGCGGGTGAAGTCGCATCGGCCACGCGTGTCGCGAGCGATGGCGACCGCGCGTCCACCACGCCTGCGCCGGCCACGGCCGCAGACGACATCCCGCCCGTCACCGAAGACGATTTCGCCTGGTTCGACGCGGCGCCGCCCGGCGATCCGCTGCCGACGGCCGAATCGCGTCCCGCCGCAACCCCGGTGGCGATGCTCGACTGGGATGCGCTGGCCGCACGCGTCGCCGGCTGTACGAGCTGCCGCCTGTGCGAGAAGCGCACCAATACCGTATTCGGTGTCGGCGATCGCGAAGCGGACTGGATGCTGATCGGCGAAGCGCCGGGCGAGAACGAGGACAAGCAGGGCGAGCCGTTCGTCGGCCAGGCCGGCAAGCTGCTCGACAACATGCTGCAGTCGCTCGCGCTCAAGCGCGGCGACAACGTCTACATCGCGAACGTGATCAAGTGCCGCCCGCCGGGCAACCGCAATCCGGAACCGGACGAGGTCGCGCGCTGCGAGCCTTACCTCCAGCGCCAGGTCGCGCTCGTGAAGCCGAGGCTGATCGTCGCGCTCGGCCGCTTCGCCGCGCAGACGCTGCTGAAGACGGACGCGAGCATTGCGTCGCTGCGCGGCCGCGTGCACACGTACGAAGGCGTGCCGGTCATCGTCACCTATCACCCTGCGTACCTGCTGCGCAGCCTGCAGGACAAGTCGAAGGCGTGGGCCGATCTGTGCCTGGCGCGCGATACGTTCCAGCGGGCGGAGGGTGCCGACGCGAACGGGCCGGCCGGACAATGA